In Saccharicrinis fermentans DSM 9555 = JCM 21142, a genomic segment contains:
- a CDS encoding T9SS type B sorting domain-containing protein, which translates to MKLSYFFVLLFLSITSSLVKAQNGTVFWFVAPDAIHDHGDEPLYFRVTTFEKAAKVTISMPANSGFKEITESIGANMFATIEVPRKSVENAPVDNINNKGLLIESTEDITIYYEIADDGNPDKFTLKGENALGKEFFVPSQNAFANYSAYGGNANEKVDIVATEDNTEVTIIPTVNVTGHKKEVPYQITLNKGQTYCIEYRDISAAASMAGTQITADKPIAVTISDDSINETSHPHDIVGDQLIPTTVIGSEYIAVKTNTTQYGTQKVFVLGTEDDTHIFINNDKDLVRHVNKGELTSFDITGNAIYIKATRPVYAYQVSGLANILTSNHANELGSALLPTIECTGSSRVAFTRVFIRSFWVNILTQQKNISSFTMYDSDKNTVNFLDAVKWEKVEGTDDGSAEDTWYSAVINMELSTGTPYTIENTKGLFHLSVLDENDPTSSVGSVSYGYFSSYGRMHINGPSQECNGRVIELQTSVEMNDYNWYSLETGNAVLSKDRVLNVTKSGKYWVTAEVKHGGCVITDSLDVEFKMPDIELGNDTTVCPDQTVTYALKEGYSKYEWSTSDTHHTTTINVGEGFAEKIEVEVTDEFGCTANDEVLVTAYATPDIQLNRTEVCMGQSVVHVNKFDRYRWEFKGVVLNEDETKDFIIPEESGIYTLTVWNEFGCSQTEDINITVHALPSLSLTDQWECNGEATRIDAPSVAGWNYEWSTGATTSYIDLSAPADFALKVTDDNGCVAESNARFDWYDDPVVNLGDDLSECVGVSVSLVSQAGYSDYEWKYKESEADAGIVLATPSSPDTYVISNAQKDDSGIYIVNILDAHSCPATDTVKVHFYDTNPPVLELERDLCKGEEIEILATTGYDSYVWYRNGMALPAYDDLTAIKVNNDGTYKLEASYLGCIKQNKVTITAYDTPEVKLPDDFSICPGDDIILGIESFTSPSGSALDYFVWDGEEKKIEDINAVKKVDAVGLYGVTAYDEHGCSDSDKVNVSNYSLTVVPDVAPIEACENIGVSLENPITDALSYKWFKVEVDTDVAGPENVNWNVSQSGTYRLSIVDKNGCPSEREQVIKILPVPVVDLGPDVEMCAGESAVLKVPDVFASYQWNNNSLLNKSFLPVSTSGSYQLEVENIEGCSATDTVNVTLHPSPVFDVPDVAVCAGEEVTLNAPAGLSNIKWSTGETSSSIVADRGGYWLEAMSDEGCVTRDTVKVIWYPVPKADLGPDSLICPVDQLQISAGLGFASYLWHNNQTVPTITAALQDTVNQVIVSNEFGCYGFDTKLVRPMSRPDVVLCSDTSVCEKDTFDIIPDVSSFEDDEYVSPEPFSYLWDDGSTEETRQVVEPGEYIVEVTDGCFVFKDTAQVVYEELPIITHIDSTVYGKITVLAEGGTAPYEYILNESDISSDGVFSKLEPGEHIVEVVDANGCKALDSLSLSELVEIEIPPFFTPNGDGINDRFVIKGSERFPDAIIKIYDRYGKLLVKYPASSPGWDGRYEGRPVSTDDYWYVVEFVSSRKILKGHVTLKR; encoded by the coding sequence ATGAAATTATCTTATTTTTTCGTTTTGTTGTTTTTATCTATAACAAGTAGTCTTGTTAAAGCGCAAAATGGTACCGTTTTTTGGTTTGTAGCTCCTGATGCTATTCATGATCATGGGGATGAGCCTCTTTATTTTCGTGTTACAACTTTTGAGAAAGCGGCTAAAGTGACTATCTCGATGCCTGCCAATAGCGGTTTTAAAGAGATTACCGAAAGTATTGGAGCTAATATGTTCGCTACGATTGAAGTTCCTAGAAAAAGTGTGGAGAATGCGCCTGTGGATAATATAAACAATAAGGGTTTGTTGATTGAATCTACAGAAGATATTACCATTTATTATGAGATAGCGGACGATGGTAATCCGGATAAGTTTACCTTAAAGGGTGAGAATGCCTTAGGTAAGGAGTTTTTTGTGCCTTCTCAAAATGCTTTTGCAAACTATTCGGCCTATGGTGGGAATGCAAACGAAAAAGTGGATATAGTCGCCACTGAAGATAATACTGAAGTAACCATTATTCCTACAGTGAATGTAACAGGTCATAAGAAGGAGGTGCCTTATCAAATTACCTTAAACAAGGGACAGACCTATTGTATAGAGTATCGAGATATCAGCGCTGCTGCATCTATGGCTGGAACGCAGATAACTGCCGATAAGCCTATTGCAGTTACTATTTCTGATGATTCAATTAATGAAACAAGTCACCCTCACGATATTGTGGGAGACCAGCTTATTCCTACAACAGTGATTGGCAGCGAATATATAGCGGTTAAAACAAATACTACCCAATATGGAACTCAAAAGGTTTTTGTGCTGGGAACAGAGGATGATACGCATATTTTTATTAATAATGATAAGGATCTGGTGCGTCATGTGAATAAAGGTGAGTTGACTAGTTTCGATATCACTGGAAATGCTATTTATATCAAAGCAACAAGACCGGTTTACGCTTACCAGGTTTCTGGGTTGGCCAATATATTAACGAGTAATCATGCCAATGAGCTAGGATCTGCTTTGTTACCAACTATTGAATGTACGGGTTCTTCGCGCGTTGCTTTTACGCGTGTTTTTATCCGGTCTTTTTGGGTAAATATTCTTACGCAACAAAAGAATATTAGCAGTTTTACCATGTACGACAGCGATAAAAATACGGTGAATTTTTTAGATGCTGTTAAGTGGGAGAAGGTTGAAGGTACTGATGATGGATCAGCGGAGGATACCTGGTATTCGGCTGTTATTAATATGGAATTGTCTACAGGTACTCCTTATACTATAGAAAATACTAAAGGCTTGTTTCATTTGAGTGTGTTGGATGAAAATGATCCTACTTCATCTGTGGGTAGTGTGAGTTACGGGTATTTTTCTTCGTACGGTCGTATGCATATAAATGGGCCTAGCCAAGAGTGTAATGGAAGAGTTATTGAGCTGCAGACCAGTGTTGAGATGAATGATTATAACTGGTATTCTTTGGAAACGGGAAATGCTGTTCTATCAAAAGATAGGGTTCTTAATGTAACAAAATCAGGAAAGTATTGGGTGACAGCAGAAGTGAAACATGGCGGTTGTGTGATCACCGACAGTCTTGACGTAGAATTTAAAATGCCTGATATTGAGCTGGGTAATGATACCACGGTGTGTCCTGATCAAACGGTTACATATGCCTTAAAAGAGGGATATTCTAAATATGAATGGAGTACCAGTGATACGCATCATACAACTACTATTAATGTGGGAGAGGGCTTTGCAGAAAAGATTGAGGTAGAGGTGACCGATGAATTTGGGTGTACTGCCAATGATGAGGTGTTGGTTACTGCGTATGCAACACCAGATATTCAACTGAACAGAACGGAGGTTTGTATGGGACAGTCCGTGGTTCATGTAAATAAGTTTGATAGGTATAGGTGGGAATTTAAAGGAGTAGTGCTGAATGAAGATGAGACGAAGGACTTTATTATTCCGGAAGAGTCTGGTATATATACCCTAACAGTATGGAATGAATTTGGATGCTCGCAAACTGAAGATATTAATATTACGGTGCACGCATTGCCATCGCTTTCATTGACGGACCAGTGGGAATGTAATGGTGAGGCAACTCGGATCGATGCTCCATCCGTTGCAGGATGGAATTATGAATGGAGCACTGGGGCAACAACTTCTTATATTGACTTGAGCGCCCCTGCTGATTTTGCACTTAAAGTTACGGATGACAATGGCTGTGTGGCTGAAAGTAATGCCCGATTCGATTGGTATGATGATCCGGTGGTTAATTTGGGAGATGATTTGTCTGAGTGCGTTGGTGTTTCAGTTAGCTTGGTATCGCAAGCCGGATATAGTGATTATGAGTGGAAGTATAAAGAATCGGAAGCAGATGCGGGTATTGTGTTAGCTACCCCATCAAGTCCAGATACATATGTTATTTCAAATGCCCAAAAGGATGATTCGGGTATCTATATTGTAAATATTTTGGATGCACATAGTTGTCCGGCAACAGATACCGTAAAAGTACATTTCTATGATACAAATCCTCCTGTGTTAGAATTAGAAAGAGATTTGTGTAAAGGGGAAGAAATAGAAATATTAGCCACAACAGGTTATGATTCATATGTTTGGTACAGAAATGGGATGGCTCTTCCTGCTTATGATGATCTCACAGCTATCAAAGTAAATAATGATGGAACGTATAAACTGGAAGCTTCTTATCTTGGTTGTATTAAACAAAATAAAGTGACAATTACGGCTTATGATACACCGGAAGTTAAATTGCCGGATGATTTTTCCATCTGTCCTGGCGATGACATTATTTTGGGTATTGAATCTTTTACTTCTCCATCGGGATCGGCTCTTGATTATTTTGTTTGGGATGGGGAAGAGAAAAAAATAGAAGATATAAATGCTGTTAAAAAAGTAGATGCTGTAGGTTTGTATGGTGTTACTGCTTATGACGAGCATGGTTGTTCAGATTCTGATAAAGTCAATGTTTCTAATTACAGCCTTACGGTTGTGCCTGATGTAGCCCCAATTGAGGCGTGCGAAAATATCGGAGTGAGCCTGGAGAATCCAATTACTGATGCTTTGTCTTACAAATGGTTTAAGGTAGAGGTAGATACTGACGTAGCAGGCCCAGAAAATGTAAATTGGAATGTGAGTCAATCTGGTACTTATAGGCTATCGATCGTCGATAAAAATGGATGTCCTAGTGAACGGGAACAGGTGATAAAAATTCTTCCTGTTCCAGTGGTGGATTTAGGTCCTGATGTGGAAATGTGTGCTGGCGAATCTGCTGTGTTGAAGGTTCCTGATGTGTTTGCCTCTTATCAATGGAATAACAATAGTTTATTAAATAAGTCGTTTCTGCCGGTAAGTACCTCAGGAAGTTATCAGTTGGAAGTTGAAAATATAGAAGGCTGTTCAGCAACGGATACGGTGAATGTAACGCTTCATCCATCGCCGGTGTTTGATGTACCTGATGTTGCTGTTTGTGCTGGTGAAGAAGTTACTTTAAATGCACCAGCTGGTCTGTCCAATATAAAGTGGTCCACAGGAGAAACCTCCAGTAGCATTGTAGCTGATAGAGGTGGTTATTGGTTAGAAGCAATGTCTGATGAGGGCTGTGTGACGCGCGATACTGTTAAGGTTATATGGTACCCTGTACCTAAAGCGGACTTAGGGCCTGATTCATTGATCTGTCCTGTTGATCAGTTGCAGATTAGTGCAGGTTTGGGTTTTGCCAGTTATTTATGGCATAATAACCAAACAGTCCCAACTATTACGGCCGCGCTTCAAGATACGGTTAATCAAGTGATTGTAAGTAATGAGTTTGGTTGTTATGGGTTTGATACCAAATTGGTTAGGCCAATGTCTCGACCAGATGTAGTTCTTTGTTCTGATACTTCAGTATGCGAGAAGGATACCTTTGATATTATTCCGGATGTATCTAGTTTTGAGGACGACGAGTATGTGTCGCCGGAACCTTTTAGTTATTTGTGGGATGATGGATCAACAGAAGAAACCAGGCAGGTAGTTGAACCAGGAGAGTATATTGTGGAGGTGACAGATGGTTGTTTTGTATTTAAAGATACAGCTCAGGTGGTGTATGAAGAATTACCCATCATCACCCATATTGATTCAACTGTTTATGGAAAAATCACGGTGCTCGCAGAAGGAGGGACTGCTCCTTATGAATATATTTTAAACGAAAGCGATATCTCGTCTGATGGTGTCTTTAGTAAATTAGAGCCAGGAGAACATATTGTGGAGGTTGTGGATGCAAATGGATGTAAGGCTTTAGATTCATTATCGCTCAGTGAACTGGTTGAGATTGAAATACCTCCATTCTTTACACCCAATGGGGATGGTATTAATGATAGATTCGTAATCAAAGGGTCAGAGAGGTTTCCTGATGCTATCATAAAAATTTATGATAGGTATGGAAAGTTACTGGTGAAGTATCCTGCTTCAAGTCCTGGGTGGGATGGGCGATATGAGGGGCGACCGGTATCTACTGATGATTATTGGTATGTGGTTGAGTTCGTTTCTTCGAGAAAAATATTAAAAGGACATGTTACCTTAAAAAGGTAA
- a CDS encoding PorP/SprF family type IX secretion system membrane protein produces the protein MKKLIVLLFLLGCGLYASSQRYYITNLYMYDFFLVNPAFAAHEKSSHSFGAYYQNQWLGMNESPTTQMFNYQGPINGKAGMGSYIYNDRNGNMHQLGLHQAFSYEVILSKKRRRVFTLSFGLAMTAEQVYIEQDSFYGVGGVLDPAINDGNDSGWGFNASSGMLWKYNDYQLGFSVTNMLGQNNRMYLNDEEPGLPIDYHIYFGTMYKLNGRDIYLEPLLMYRQNANDDKRLDFTLKGTFPTPKPEYAVWGLVSYRRNVDHEIGKSLGLATTIGINYKRLSVGMEYQLGLTGAQLSYGSAYKIITKYTIFNNLKHRAIPCSEIRKNKRSRYSGLSW, from the coding sequence ATGAAAAAGCTGATAGTATTATTGTTCTTGTTAGGATGTGGTTTGTATGCTTCATCACAAAGATATTATATTACAAACCTTTACATGTACGATTTTTTTTTGGTAAATCCGGCTTTTGCTGCGCACGAAAAAAGTAGTCATAGCTTTGGTGCATATTACCAAAATCAATGGCTGGGGATGAATGAGTCACCCACTACCCAAATGTTTAATTATCAGGGTCCCATCAATGGAAAAGCCGGAATGGGTAGTTATATTTATAATGATAGAAATGGAAATATGCATCAGTTGGGATTGCATCAAGCATTTTCTTACGAAGTGATATTGTCCAAGAAAAGACGGCGCGTATTCACCTTATCCTTTGGCTTGGCTATGACAGCTGAGCAAGTTTATATTGAGCAAGATAGTTTTTATGGGGTAGGAGGTGTGTTGGATCCGGCTATTAACGATGGTAATGACTCCGGATGGGGATTTAATGCGAGTTCTGGAATGTTATGGAAATACAATGATTACCAACTGGGTTTCTCGGTTACCAACATGTTAGGGCAAAATAATCGTATGTACCTGAATGATGAAGAACCTGGATTGCCCATTGATTATCACATTTACTTTGGAACGATGTATAAACTGAATGGTAGGGATATTTATCTGGAACCTTTGCTGATGTATAGGCAGAATGCCAATGACGACAAGCGTTTGGATTTTACTTTGAAAGGTACCTTTCCTACACCAAAACCGGAATATGCCGTATGGGGATTGGTTTCGTACCGACGAAATGTGGACCATGAAATTGGAAAGAGTTTAGGCTTGGCTACCACTATCGGAATTAACTATAAACGACTGAGTGTGGGGATGGAATACCAACTGGGATTGACAGGTGCACAATTATCTTACGGTAGTGCGTATAAAATTATCACTAAATATACTATCTTTAATAATTTAAAACATAGAGCCATTCCTTGTTCTGAGATACGGAAAAATAAACGTTCCAGATATAGTGGCTTAAGTTGGTAA
- a CDS encoding ABC transporter permease: MYIGIFIYLYDQFNEDMVSKLLIENAKVAAGAIKSNKLRTILTIVIITIGITALIGIITAVQSIETAISSNFTGMGANTFTIENRGQNIQIGKRKRTTKRHSFISYKEASAFKEQFSFPAIVTISYHASGGATVKYGSEKTNPNVSVYGVDENFILTAGHQLQTGRDFLESDVQEGRHVAILGAALYKKIFPAKQSAINQVISLASGKYKVIGVLEEKGAGFGGQGDNILLLPVSNVRQYFSVPKMSYKIEVKANSTTQMDAAVSEATGTFRLVRRLKTNDENNFNIVKSDNLSRMLIDNLSSVTLIANVIGFITLFGAAIGLMNIMLVAVAERTREIGIRKAIGATRRAIRDQFLLESVMIGVIGGVCGVVLGIGVGNILSVIFDSGFVIPWEWIIISIVLCLGVGLLSGLMPAIKASKLDPIEALRYE, from the coding sequence ATGTATATAGGTATTTTTATCTATCTTTATGATCAATTCAATGAAGATATGGTGTCGAAATTATTGATTGAAAATGCAAAAGTAGCCGCAGGAGCCATCAAATCCAATAAGCTGCGAACGATTCTTACTATAGTGATTATAACCATTGGTATTACTGCACTAATTGGTATTATTACTGCGGTGCAGTCGATCGAAACTGCTATTTCCAGTAACTTTACGGGGATGGGAGCCAATACTTTTACCATCGAAAATAGAGGACAAAATATCCAGATTGGAAAACGAAAACGCACGACGAAGCGTCATAGTTTTATATCTTACAAAGAAGCCTCAGCTTTCAAGGAACAATTTAGTTTTCCGGCAATTGTTACAATATCTTATCATGCTTCGGGAGGAGCTACTGTTAAATATGGATCTGAAAAAACAAATCCTAATGTGAGTGTTTATGGAGTGGATGAAAATTTTATTTTAACGGCTGGCCATCAGCTCCAGACCGGTAGAGACTTTTTAGAAAGTGATGTTCAAGAAGGTCGCCATGTGGCCATACTGGGAGCTGCGTTATATAAAAAAATATTTCCTGCCAAACAGTCTGCAATCAATCAGGTAATTTCTTTGGCTTCAGGGAAATATAAGGTGATTGGTGTGCTCGAAGAAAAAGGAGCGGGCTTTGGAGGACAGGGAGATAATATATTGTTGCTGCCGGTGAGTAATGTACGTCAGTATTTTAGTGTGCCTAAAATGTCGTATAAAATAGAAGTCAAGGCAAATAGTACGACCCAAATGGATGCTGCAGTGAGTGAGGCAACGGGAACCTTTAGGTTGGTTAGGCGACTTAAAACCAATGATGAAAATAATTTTAATATAGTCAAGAGTGATAATTTATCCCGAATGCTGATTGATAATTTGTCGAGTGTCACTTTGATTGCCAATGTAATTGGGTTTATAACTTTATTTGGAGCAGCTATAGGATTGATGAATATTATGCTGGTTGCTGTGGCTGAACGTACCCGCGAGATTGGTATACGTAAGGCCATAGGAGCTACCCGAAGAGCTATTCGGGATCAGTTCTTGTTAGAATCTGTAATGATAGGTGTCATAGGGGGTGTTTGTGGTGTTGTGTTGGGTATTGGGGTTGGAAATATTTTGTCTGTGATATTTGATTCTGGCTTTGTAATACCTTGGGAATGGATTATTATTAGTATCGTGTTGTGTTTAGGTGTCGGTTTGCTTTCTGGTTTAATGCCTGCCATAAAAGCTTCTAAGTTAGATCCCATAGAAGCATTGCGATATGAATAA
- a CDS encoding polysaccharide deacetylase family protein has product MMIIDWLPFVRKMRFGKACCSSLCLFVFLCLVSSSACQQKQTQEQNRKIKIVLPEGFYATGLVYHRFGDSRYPSTNTPLDKLEEQLKYITENGFDTYTVSGLLENAHDSTKKVFITIDDGLKSFYTHGWPLFKKYACKVTLFVNTESVGWSDYLNWHQIRELAKSGVEIGSHSHKHSYFLNRKGADRLHLFVDDLLLSEKIFEDSLGFVPRIYAYPYGEFDEGMAQVLKQRGYRLALAQNSGVWSYKSHRFAIPRFPIAGNYVKMKQFVQKVNMRPLLLNADNAFPIELAGNEKLEMHLSLDSLSQLAGFNCFFDNKLNPDVFTINNKDIKVFLYMTNNKRRILLTFTANDKSGRWYWWSKLLVNASANE; this is encoded by the coding sequence ATGATGATTATAGATTGGCTCCCATTCGTGAGGAAGATGAGATTTGGCAAAGCTTGCTGCAGTAGTTTGTGCTTGTTTGTCTTCTTGTGCTTGGTGTCCTCATCGGCCTGTCAACAAAAACAAACCCAAGAGCAAAACCGTAAAATAAAAATAGTTTTACCTGAAGGTTTTTATGCCACAGGTTTGGTATATCATCGCTTTGGAGATAGTCGGTATCCTTCCACGAATACACCGCTGGATAAGTTGGAGGAACAACTGAAGTATATTACTGAAAATGGGTTTGACACCTATACCGTCTCTGGACTGCTGGAAAATGCCCATGATTCCACCAAGAAAGTTTTTATAACCATCGATGATGGATTGAAATCTTTTTATACCCATGGATGGCCACTGTTTAAAAAGTATGCTTGTAAGGTGACCCTATTTGTAAATACCGAAAGTGTTGGATGGAGCGACTATTTAAATTGGCATCAAATAAGGGAGTTAGCGAAATCTGGTGTTGAAATAGGATCACATTCCCATAAGCATAGCTATTTTTTGAATAGAAAAGGAGCGGATAGGTTACATTTGTTTGTGGATGATTTGTTGTTGTCAGAAAAAATATTTGAAGATAGCCTGGGGTTTGTGCCTCGTATTTATGCTTATCCGTATGGAGAGTTTGATGAAGGTATGGCTCAGGTCTTAAAGCAAAGAGGATATCGTTTGGCTTTGGCTCAAAATTCGGGTGTTTGGTCTTATAAATCACACCGCTTTGCTATTCCTCGTTTTCCTATTGCAGGCAATTATGTGAAAATGAAGCAGTTTGTGCAGAAAGTGAATATGCGACCATTACTACTTAATGCGGACAATGCTTTTCCAATAGAGTTGGCTGGTAATGAAAAATTAGAGATGCACTTATCTTTAGATTCTTTATCTCAGTTGGCAGGATTCAATTGTTTCTTTGATAATAAATTGAATCCGGATGTGTTTACTATTAACAATAAAGATATTAAGGTCTTTTTGTATATGACTAATAATAAGCGTAGGATACTGTTAACATTTACCGCAAATGATAAGTCTGGGAGATGGTATTGGTGGAGTAAATTATTGGTGAATGCTTCCGCAAATGAATAA
- a CDS encoding T9SS C-terminal target domain-containing protein, whose protein sequence is MKRLLSVLLIGAVGWGPLEQVKGACGFRQLDEQTLRVYSDFVSLQEGEEVEVYVLSNDIGVSGGVAKLEITKQAKFVNAEVVDNSYIRMTAIPGFSGSDELTYRICLDNGECGEAQVMIKVSDFDFVPVATVDTFILKPGETVEVDILENDRNLFDIPISVEIIYDAVHSLSEINDGLLTLTVDAFFRGKDSLQYRVCDKEGDCDWTWVMLKTEDEEKKNIFIPQAMSPNGDGLNDKFIIPDFQGETMKIKIFDITGQLVYSNDDYHNDWDGYANIGKFEGGIVDNGTYYYLLNVASYHKAFSGYIYLIR, encoded by the coding sequence ATGAAACGATTATTAAGTGTCTTATTGATAGGTGCTGTCGGGTGGGGGCCGCTCGAGCAGGTAAAAGGTGCCTGTGGTTTTAGGCAGCTAGATGAACAAACCCTAAGGGTCTATTCTGATTTTGTTAGCCTGCAAGAAGGAGAAGAAGTTGAAGTTTATGTGTTATCCAATGATATTGGTGTGTCAGGTGGGGTGGCTAAATTGGAAATTACCAAGCAAGCAAAATTTGTGAATGCCGAGGTAGTGGATAATAGTTATATTCGGATGACTGCTATTCCTGGTTTTAGTGGATCCGATGAGCTGACTTATCGCATATGTTTGGATAACGGAGAATGTGGCGAAGCACAGGTGATGATTAAAGTGTCTGACTTTGATTTTGTTCCTGTGGCAACTGTAGATACTTTTATACTTAAGCCAGGAGAGACTGTAGAGGTAGATATTCTTGAAAATGATCGTAACCTGTTTGATATTCCTATTTCTGTTGAAATAATTTATGATGCGGTTCACAGCCTGAGTGAGATAAACGATGGCTTGTTAACCTTAACTGTGGATGCGTTCTTCCGAGGAAAGGACTCTTTGCAATATCGAGTTTGTGATAAGGAAGGTGATTGTGATTGGACTTGGGTGATGTTGAAAACAGAAGATGAAGAGAAGAAAAATATTTTTATCCCGCAAGCGATGTCTCCCAATGGAGATGGTCTCAACGATAAATTTATTATTCCAGATTTTCAAGGTGAAACCATGAAAATTAAAATATTTGATATTACAGGACAGCTGGTTTATTCAAATGATGATTACCATAATGATTGGGATGGTTATGCCAATATAGGTAAATTTGAAGGTGGAATCGTGGATAATGGAACTTATTACTACTTGCTTAATGTGGCATCGTATCATAAAGCCTTTTCAGGTTATATCTATTTAATAAGGTAG
- a CDS encoding NAD(P)H-dependent oxidoreductase, producing MDLLERLQWRYATKKMNGTQVPQEKIDRILEAARLAPTSSGLQPYEIFVVTNQEIKEKIKPVAWDQEQITDCSHLLVFAAWDNYTEERINHMFDLTNEIRGFKNEGWENYRQMLLSSYPQRTPEENFIHTSKQAYIGFSAAITAAAFEEVDATPMEGFDPAAVDEILQLKEKNLKSVLLLPLGYRDAENDWLEPLTKIRKSKEAFITEIK from the coding sequence ATGGATTTATTAGAACGTTTACAATGGCGTTATGCCACAAAAAAGATGAACGGAACACAGGTTCCTCAAGAGAAGATTGACAGAATACTAGAAGCTGCCAGACTAGCTCCTACCTCGAGCGGATTACAGCCCTATGAAATATTTGTGGTTACCAATCAGGAAATCAAAGAAAAAATTAAGCCAGTTGCCTGGGATCAAGAACAAATTACCGATTGTTCACATCTTTTGGTTTTTGCCGCATGGGACAATTATACAGAGGAACGTATCAATCATATGTTTGATTTAACCAATGAGATTAGAGGTTTCAAAAACGAAGGTTGGGAGAATTACCGTCAAATGCTATTGAGTTCGTATCCTCAACGAACACCAGAGGAAAACTTCATTCACACTTCAAAACAAGCTTATATAGGTTTTTCTGCCGCCATTACTGCTGCAGCTTTTGAAGAAGTTGACGCCACGCCCATGGAAGGCTTTGATCCGGCTGCCGTGGATGAAATCTTACAGTTAAAAGAAAAAAACTTAAAAAGCGTACTATTATTGCCACTGGGATACAGAGACGCAGAAAATGATTGGTTAGAACCTCTTACTAAGATCAGAAAAAGTAAAGAAGCGTTTATTACCGAAATAAAATAA
- a CDS encoding glucosaminidase domain-containing protein translates to MINDTINTFVDFLSRKTLIAILIVIAIGVIIHLIQPLPELENHTVSVLVCNSTNVDSIMEVNDSLVMPVLYQKVPNLKDIHYKERMQKFIDMMLPSVLMAKEKIVQERYRVLEVDAALRAGMGSRRDSLYLVKMKNKFKTDKTSEVLRRLHPHPVSIVLAQAAIESGWGTSRFCREANNVYGIWSYNTEEKRIRAGESRNGKNIYLRKYDSIFESIYDYYQTIAKANAYKQFREVRLQTDNPYRLIWYLSNYSEKRYEYVRALRNVIEFNNLHKYDDYRLAPIREEDEIWQSLLQ, encoded by the coding sequence ATGATAAATGATACGATAAATACTTTTGTAGATTTTCTTTCACGAAAAACATTGATCGCTATTCTAATTGTTATAGCAATAGGTGTGATTATTCATTTGATACAACCTTTGCCAGAGTTGGAGAACCATACAGTTTCGGTATTGGTATGTAATAGCACAAATGTTGATTCTATCATGGAGGTTAACGATAGTTTGGTGATGCCTGTATTATACCAAAAGGTGCCTAATTTAAAAGATATTCATTACAAGGAACGGATGCAAAAGTTTATTGATATGATGCTTCCTTCTGTTTTGATGGCTAAAGAAAAAATTGTACAGGAACGTTACAGGGTGTTGGAAGTGGATGCTGCTTTGCGCGCGGGAATGGGTTCTAGGCGGGACTCGTTGTATTTGGTGAAAATGAAAAACAAGTTTAAAACAGATAAGACATCTGAAGTATTGCGGCGCCTGCATCCTCATCCGGTTTCCATTGTGTTGGCCCAAGCTGCCATTGAAAGTGGGTGGGGAACATCCCGTTTTTGTAGAGAGGCAAATAATGTCTATGGCATTTGGTCGTATAATACCGAAGAAAAGCGTATTAGGGCAGGGGAGTCTAGGAATGGAAAAAATATCTATCTGCGCAAGTACGATTCTATTTTTGAATCTATTTACGATTATTATCAAACCATTGCTAAGGCCAATGCTTATAAGCAGTTTAGAGAGGTTCGGCTGCAAACCGATAACCCCTATAGGTTGATCTGGTATTTGAGTAACTATTCTGAGAAACGATATGAGTATGTACGTGCATTACGCAATGTAATAGAATTTAATAATTTACATAAGTATGATGATTATAGATTGGCTCCCATTCGTGAGGAAGATGAGATTTGGCAAAGCTTGCTGCAGTAG